CCTGCACTGGAACACGATGTGGAGGATTTCCAAGCTCGTGTCTGCTGGCTGAGCCCCCGGCTGCCTTCGCTTCGCCTCCTCATGCTGCGAAACCTGAGCTCTGGGGCTAATGAGCCCCAGGACTGTCCCTTTGGGCTGGAGAGCTCATCTGCTCCCCAGCATTTGGTACAAATTACCTCCTGCCTGTGTGCAGCCGGGTCCCGGTggtttcctctctcccctcccctcctgccaccacccCACAGCCCAGGGATCCTTGATGTGGTGTCCCCCCTCCATGCGGGAGATGTACACCCAATTTTCTGCCTGATTTTGGAATGGGGGCCACAAGCCGGGCTGTCCTGCCTGGGCAGAGCGGTGACCCCATGGCTGAGGAGCAGCGCTTGGGGTTAGATGGGGCTGCAGCACTGAGGGTGCCTGCAGGAGGGATGCTGCCATGCCCGAGGCTGCCCTGGGGTCTGCCATCCCATCGTGTCACCAATGCCATTGCCCAGGGGGTCCCTGGAGGTCAGTACCTGCCCCCCGCGGGCTGCCCGaagccccagcccaggggtTTCTGCCCCGGCTCGTGCAGCCCCGTGGTCCCCGTGGTCTCCATCGCTCCATGACCAAGACACGTGCCACGTCATGGAGGACCCTTCCCCAACCTCCAGCACCAAAAGGAGTCATTCTTGGCTGCACTTAACCCAGGGTTGGATGGAGCAGGGCCATCCCTTCCCCCTGGGAAGGGGCCAAAATCCCCCCGGCGCCAGCGGTGATTAACGCAGGGCAGTTATCACCATCCAAACATACATTTGTCCTGCTGCGACCAGGCAGCCTCAGCCCCCTCGCTGCCGGGAAACATCTCGATTCTGACATTTCCAGCACTGCTTGCGTGGCCGGACGCAGGGTGTGGAATCCGGAGGGCTCGGCgggagggaggtgggaaggggggACCTTGGGGTGAGGTAGGAAAGGGGAGGATGCTGCAGCTTGAGCCCCCTCAGGCTGTGGCCCTGTGAGTGCCCAGCGCTGCTTCCCAGGCTCAGGACGCTGCCTGGCAATAAGCAGATTAAAAGATCCCAGCACAGCCTAGACTAATAAATTCTGTGGGTTttagtggggtttttgggggtttggttttttttttttcatttttggggCTTGTTTTCCCAGCCATAAAAACTAATAAACCCAAgtacaaaagctgcttttttttactACAAAAGCAGCTGGTTCCATATAACGATCTGATCCTAAAGGTgcaggctttaaaaataaagaaatcctaGCACATGAAATACAGGGGAACGGGAGGGAGCCGGGCAGCATGGGAACCGCGCGCCTGAGGCTGGGCAGTGCTGCGGCCCCCAGTGAGGTAAAACGATGCACTCGAAATACCCCAGCCGTCTGTGGCTGTGCATGACCCTTGCCTGCCTGGAGAAAATTACGCAGTCCCCAGTCTGTATTCCGAGTAACCTCCTTACATACCGCATGAGTCAGCCAcatacttgtttttttttcctcttctgccaaTTTGAGCAAGAATGTGCACACAGAAAACTTGATAAAGATATTTTAGCAAACTTGGTAAAGACACAACATATATCCTCTCTGGGTTTTCTGCTTGACTCGGCggtagtttggggtttttccagCTGATCTCCTGCCCACGCCATCCTGGGGCTGTGTCTTTTCTCTGAACGTCTCCCTGTCTGCCAGCATTTCCCCAGAGAGGAGATGCCCCAAGCTGAGCTCAGCTGTTTACAGGCACCGATGCACAGGACCAGAGAAATCACCTGCACAGCCCCAAACTGCAGCTCTACGAACTCGAACTCTTCCAGGGGTTATCCTGTGTCCTGTACTGACAACAGCTCGCTCAGGCAGCAGATCGGAGCCTTAGGCTGTGCTTGGGAATTCACCGAAGTCTGGAATTCTTTAGACAGAACAATGTTGCCCCAAACCCTCTTGAGCCTGGCCTCGAAAACAATGGGACTGATTTATAAATCACGAGCTGAAAATACCACACCATTTTGCAATTGCAGGGTTTACTCTGAGCCCTGGAAACACACCTGGGGAAGAGGTAACGCTTTTCTAGGCTGCTTCTCCATGCTTCAGACACTggagatgtttttaaaatagaaactaCATTTGTCCTGAAATTACCTGATGCCAGAAATcaaagttttttaaagaaaagcaccaaaacagcatgagaaaaaaataacacaagacAGCAATGCTGACTTAAATACACTCCATGCCCTTAAAATGTCATGGATACAGTGAGTACCTGCCCTGCAGACTCCCCCAGcgtattttctgtttattaagGATGGAGCCCAAGTCACACCCCAGTCCTTCAATTACAAACCAGTACCCGGAGTCAAACACAGCATAGGTAAAGAATATAAACTTGCTGCACCGAGCGGGAGAATAACACACCAAACGGTGCCTTGACCCTGTAACATCTTCGAGAAACCCTCCTGGCCCTGACCCAGCTGAAGCCCAACCGGCTTGAGCCGTGCTTTGTATTTGGGAACCACGCGGAGGTTTCAGGCTGCCAGTTCCCCCTCCGAGCGATTTTCCTGGGAAATCGCAGACCCTGGGAATGCAGAAAGTCCTGGGATTTCAGGAAATAACAGGCAATATAATCACTAAATGACCTGGCTTTAAGCAAGCGACAGTGCTACAGGCTGTAAACCTACCCCAGCCGCCAGCAGCGCAGAGCACAAGGATCCCGAGAGCCACGTAGAGTTTTCCCATCTCCTCTGAGCCCCGAGTGTGGGGGCCTGCTTGGACCAGCCCCGCCGTGAGTGAcggagagcagctctggggtGGCCGGAGGTTTTGAGCGATCGGGTGTACGGCTGGAGGAAGCACTGGCTCGTCACTGAGTTTTGAGTCACGGAGTGCCCCCGCCTGCTCTGCCTCCAGTTtctcatggttttttttctctctcagctcAGACAAGGACCTAATAAACCCTGGCAGCACGTACACGGCACTGGTGACCTACAGCCCTGGGGCTGGTAACAGGCTCTTTTCCATAGGCTCTTTCGCCTGGGTTTAATTCCTTGCAAACCTTGCTCACTCCCTCCTTTTATTAACTCTTGCATGAAAGGCAGCCCGGGTTTTAAATCCAGCCTGAGCTGCCTCTGAGTTCAAGGATTTAAGGGAAAATAGAGCAAATATGTACAGATATGAAAGTGTGGGTTCTCAGCTCCCCTCCCCAGAGCGCTGGTGCAAATGGGAATATCTCTGCTGAAATGGAGCTGGGAGCTGAGTGAGATCCAGCCAAGAATTGGACCTGGTAAAACCAGCAGTTTGGGTATAAATCTGGGCATGGCAAGGGGAGAGAAGTTCAGCCTTGGGTCAGACAATTTGGATCTGATTTTCTTCTCACTCgtattgttttttcccctctgtgtccTCAGAAATTGCTTCTGTACTGAGCATGTACAGGGAGTCAGATCTGCACAAGAATTGTCCCCACTGAAATGCTGGAGCTGCTTGTGGGTGCCTCCCGAAGGGGTTTTATAAACCTCTTGTTCCCCTGCGATACCGAGGTCCTTCTTGgggatggggaaactgaggcacccAAAATATGGGCTGGGAGGCAAATGGGAGAGAAGGGCTGTTTCCCtggagccctgggctgctccctcccACCTGGTGACAGGGGTTGGGGACAGTAACGACACAACCCTGGGTCAGGACGATCCAACATGCAGAAATGCCGGGCAGCAGAAAATGAGCTCGCGTgggtgccaggagctgcagccgcagcctggcagtgctggcagccacGGGGCAATGAGCCAAGCGCGGTGTGAGACCCACAGCCCCGCGCCAGGAGAGATGGGGAGAACGGCATCCCAGGGCCGTGCGGCTCTCAACGAGAGGTGATGGCGTTGGTGAGGGTGAGACGGAGATGGGGACTCAGCCTCAGGAGCCGGGGACTTTTCTTGGCTTTAAAAGAAGAAGGTTTGATGAGTCTTTGCTTCCCCACTTGGCCCCGTGTCCCTGCGGGGTGCTGCTGCCCTCCCATGGCTGCATGGGCTCCGCTCAGCGAGGGATCGTTTTCCTCCTGGGAtccacctccctccccaagACTTGTTAATGAGGCTTTGGTAAAGGGGACCAGGAGAAGCCCATCGACCCTCATGCAGTGTCAAAAAGGGCAGCACCTTGGCTGGCCTGTCAGTACAAACCCCAGACCTGCTTTCTGGGGGGCTCTACGTCTCACCTTGCTCCAGATCCTGGAGCCATCTCTCACTGCAGAGCCCATTAGCCAGTTTTAGGGCATCCAAATTCCTACTTTTCCTGCACGGGTCCTCTCTCCCTGCCAGAAAATGCTGCCTGTGTGGCCTTTTCCTGTTGTGCAGGGTTTTCTGGCCATGTGGCAGCCTGTCTGTGTACCCTGTACCTGTGAGCATGTCTGATGCTTCATGGAAGGGATGATGAATTTGTCTAAGTTTCCACAGAGAAATGTGGGAGCCCTGCTTGGCTCTGCACACCCCACAGATCCGTCCTGCCATCGATCTCGCCAGCTCTCTTCACTGGGGGACTCGTCCTGCCATGCCACTGGTCGCTCAAACcagcaagtgctgcagctccaaaGGGACAGACAGCCCTGTGAGTCCTGAAACTTCCTGCGCAGCATAAATGGGGATACACCAGCCCGTGCTTCCAGCATGGTGCAAAAActttgaagaaggaagaagtCACAAAATTAAGTATTTGATCTGCCTGCACCTGCCTGGGCTCTTGTCCTGCCTGAGAACAAGGATGGCATGAACTCAATTCAGCACATTTAGACTCAATTTCCCTGCAAGAAGGTGCTGCTTGTCCTGAAAACATCGCCATGATGTTAACTCCGGGCACTGTGTAACAGATAATGGGATGCTCTGGGTATTGAAATCCCTGTTTGGATTAAGGCAAGAAGCAGGCAGGGGTGTTTGAGAGCTGGGCGGTCCCATGGTCCCGGCTGCCTCTTCACCGCAGGCTGTGACCCAGGAGCGATGGGTGCAGCAGCCTGAAGTGTGCTTGGGCATGCGGGGAGAGGAGAGCCTGGAGTTGGAGCAAGCAGAGCCTGGAGCTGGagccagcagagggagcagaaaCTCCTCCAGCCGGGGAGAGGAGCTCCCACCCGTGCTGGGGCACCGAGGATGCTCTGGTTGCCCATGGGGACTTTTCCTGGCCCTCAGGTTAAACACGAGCAGACGCTCTTGTTCGATCAGGGCtttccacctccctccccgcaaGCACTTCTGCTGCAAACTGCCCTCGCAGACCGGGCAGCCCTTCAGGGAGAGAAACGCCACGTgcaaaacaaggaggaaaaagcaacaagtaaaccccaaaccaaacagttTTTGAGCCCCTGAAGTCACAGCAGTAGAACAGGGACACAGGTCCCAGCCACCTAAAAGGAAAACCAATTAACACTCTCTCTACCAAGCCACCCTCCGTCCTCAGCCAGCCAGCTTCATGCTCCTGCCTTTAGCTGCAATTTATCAATTCTCATTTAGGTTTATTAAAATCCCCTTCGGGGACTGGGCAAAGAAAGCGAGCCAAGATGCACACAGATAAATCAGGATAAGGTCCCCACATCGTGGCTCGAGAGTGATCTCCTGTTCTATGCCATCCAGACACGTTTCCAGGCAAACACCAACGGGGAAAGCCGGGACATGGCAGTTCCACAGGCACAGCCCTGGGACGGCAAGGGTCAGGACTCAGCCGGACACGGCTGGATGCCCTGACTTGTGCTTTCACTCTGGGAGCTTACACAGACAAGGAGAGGGGAGCGATGATGAACCTTCCCCTGGGATTCTCTtggtgggggtgagggggctgagggagagGGTCTGGGGTGCTCCAGTGATGCTGCTGTCGGACTCAGAGccggggacagggcagggaaggagtaCTGGGCAGAGATCAGGGTGCAGCATCGCAGGGCTCCCCTTTGAAGGGGCTAAAGGAGcgggagggggagaagagggagacaAAGGTGCCCGGGGAGGAAACCCGCAGCTGGAGGAAGACAAGGATGCAGAGAGGGGCATGGATCCAGCCCTCATCTGGAAGCCCAGGACAGGCACcactgagcagagctgggggcgGACCAGGCTGGATTGGGCCAGTCCTGCTCTAAGGAGTGggtggcacagagcagcaaccgGCGATCGGCGAGAGCAGCCCTGACCTGAGGCTCACGGGAgcctgtggggtggggggacagggacctgcCAGCCGTCCAGGACGAACACCGGCCCTGCGGGCTGGTTTGGGGAGCaggtgggggtgggaggaaggatgAGTTCGGTGCTGCTCCCCCGGGCCTTAGGGGTCAGCCCCTGCTTGGGGGTGGCACGGGGGTGGGTGCGGGCACCCGTggcagggcagaggaggggtGCACACGCGTGGGGAAGGTGTGGGCAGCCTGGGTGACtgtggagggggaggaaggcgGTCCTGGGGGGAGGCTGGAAGGGGGTGGagttgctgtttttcctttgaacaCGGTGAAGACTTCAGCTCGGAAACTTGCATTTGTGGAGCTCCCAGCTGACAGGAatcagctctgcctcctgcgGGAGAGCCCccgggggaaggggctgcgctGCTCGGCTGCCCTGCACTTCAGGGCGGCAGCTTCggggcagcagcaaaggcaggaggCATGGGGCCATCTTCGTTTGTCTTCCTCTCCCCCGTGCCCCCTTcgccttttctctctctctcttgcttgtTTGGGGGCTTGTGCTAACGCTGCCTGTGCCAGGAGGGACCCGGGAGCGAGCCATCCCTCGGCTGCACAAATTGACTTCCCACCTGCTCGCAGCCTCGAGTAAGTTTCCCCTCCATCCGAGGTGCTGCgagaagaagaaaggcaggaggTGGCTCGGAGCCCGCCAGCCCACGGTGCTGAGCCCTCGCATGtgaggggtgggcagggggacagTGAGCTTTTCTCTTGCCTTCCCCGAAGATTTGGGATCACGCATAGACCATGAATGGATCCTTTTTCAACCAGACTCTCCTAGAGCAGGGAGCTTACCCCAACAGGACCCAGGGCTTGGGGATGCTCATGGCCTGCTGCAACGGGACCGGCTCGGTGCTGGCGACGGACGGCGGCTCCTCGGTCCTGGCACCCGACGAGAGGAGCCTTTACATCACACGGGTGGTGCAGATCGCTGTCCTCTGTGTCCTCTCCTTGACTGTGAtgtttggcattttctttttgggCTGCAACTTGCTCATCAAGTCGGAGAGCATGATTAACTTTCTGGTGAAGGACCGAAGCCCTTCCAAGGATGTGGGAGCTGCAATCATGGGACTTTACTGAAGCCACCAGGCTTTTGTAGGCAAGTGAACTGTCTGGACCTGATGCTGAGATGCAGATTCCCATGTgtttggggcagctgggggggagtggaaagggagggaggggtcTTTTGATATGTCTGTGTCCATGGGAAAGCAAACCTGCGCTTCCCAGTCAACAAACTCTGTCGTGGTGAATGGGGAAATCTCCCCAGAGTTGTATGAAGTGCAATAAATGACCAGCACCATGTTGCATGCAGAAATGGCTTAAGTTTTGCATGAAACTTGCAGAAACAGTGATAATGTGCAGATCTGGACTCTTTTCTGCTGTTACCTTGGATACCACTACCTGGGATTTagggctaaaaaaaaaaaaaaaaaaagggaaaaaaaaaggcaaataactcactacaagaagaaaacaaactaaagggaaagcaaaatgcatGGCACAGACCACATCTTTGACCATGGGAAGTGCCGTGTGGGTCGTACAACAAAGTCTGCATGCTACAAAATGTGtctgtttgtttgtattttggaCCTCAAGCATGCATCTTCTGGTAGAGTTTTGTAATGGGGAAAGCAtgttcttccttatttttctgaGCTATCCTGTTAAATAAACTGgtactttcttctttcacactatgctgaaggaagaaaagaacccagataaatataaaaacccactccaaccccaaaacaaaagcatgctTGTTTTTGTACACAACAGCCTTTTTTCCAAGTGCTATATTGTTACAGTCCTTGatgtttttgtagttttttgaaaactggtgaacattcaggaaaaaaagaacctgtttcaaaagaattttgtgttgtcttcattttctttctctgagttCAGGTATTTCAATCCTAGTTCCAGATATAATAATCTCACCTTCCAATTGAACTCTAGTTAGAgatatttctttaaagcagaAACTACCATACATTTTTCACAGTCAAGCAGCAGTTACCACTAGCAAATAAATTCATCAGGAACTATGTATTTCAGGCTTGTGTTAAATACCTGCACAGTACTGAAGCAGAGATTCATCGAGATGCATTGAGTGCCTCTTGCAAAGCAAGATTTCAGCCTCTGAGTTAAAATCTCCAGCTCCTCTGATCCTGATGAGCTGTCAAAACTAAATTGTGTGTGAGGAGGAGGACTCCTGACCTTTGTTCAGTGATGGAATTACAGCTCTGTCTGTGGGTGTGAGATGGAAATAATTTGAGTTTTGTTGCGCCAACAATATTCCTGCTGGGTCCACTTCTGTAGTGGGAAAGCAATCCTGGATACTGGAGGAGCTGATGATCTGGATGTAAATCCAGAAGAACAGTTCTCTGCCGTTCCCAGAAGGAGGAACAAGATTAGAGTACGTTTTGTAATTAATCAATATTTGCTGAGCACCTTCTTCAAGGTTCCCACAGGGTATTGGTGGACTAAACCCAGTGCAGAGCAGGACTAGTGCAGCGCTGTCACTGGTTGCTCCCACTAACCTGTTGTCTGTAATGCCTTAAGAGCACAAAGACAACGTGGCAGCAGGACCAGAATTTGGGATTCAAAGCTCTGAAATGTCCCATTGGTGccagtgtgtcctggtttcggctgggatagagttaattttcctcctagtagcaggcgtagtgctgtgttttggatttagtaggagaagaatgttgataacacgctgatgtttttagttgttgctaagtactgcttatgccagtcaaggacttttcagcttcccatgctctgccaggtacacaagaaactgggaaggggcacagccagaatagttgatccaaactgaccaaagggctgttccataccatatgacgtcatgctcagtatataaactggggggggttggccggggagcagcgattgctgctcgggaactgtctgggtgtcggtcagcgggtggtgagcaattgcattgtgcatcacttgctttgtatatcattattattattatcattattatactgttactattagcattactattttactttatttcagttattacactgttcttatctcaacccaggagtgtttctcactcttactcctctgattctctcccccatcccatcggggtagggggagtgagcaagcggctgcgtggtgcttagttgctggctggggctaaaccacaacacagtgAAACGGCTGAACAGGCAGGGCTCTGATTTTTATAAGCAGCTTGTAGGTCTGCATACCTGAGCAGCCTTCTCAGCCCAGAGGGTTTGCTGCCCTGCTGGCAGATGTACAAGTGGCTTCACACAGCAGTATGGAAGGGGATTTTGGTCCCTGCTGCTGAAGCGGGTGTTATGGCCATTGGTCTCTTTGCATATCAGTGCAAACCATTCCCCCTGTGGGAGCACAGCCTGGTCACAACATAAGCGTGAGATGCAAATAACCCCAATGCATACTATGACCCAGCTCTGCAAACACTCAGGAGTGTACTTGCATGTATAACCTAAATGTGGAACTGCATCTTCAGGTTGCTGTGCTATCAGAGGACAGTCCAGATGTACTCACTAAACTTCCATCCagcttctgctttcagctggcaTTTGGTCCCTCTTGCCAATCCATCCACCAGCTCTGGCCCCAGCACAAGGGAGAACTCAGAGATGACGGAAGAAACCTTCCAGTGTTAGCAATGCAAGCGAGGCACAGGAAAAGTTGCTAATCCAAATGAAGTATCAAAATGACCTTAACTCTGACCTGCAGCAGTGCCCTGAGTGAAGAAGCTGGTCAAATTCTCTCAGCTGTCCCTACCTGccttgctctgccaggggcCATGAGAGCTGGGGTGTGTGTTGAGGGGTCCTGCTGCCCAGTGGGGAAACACGGCTCTGCAATCCCACATAGCCACCAACTCGCCAAGTGTCTGCAGAGACCACATCCAGGAGTGGGGCATGGGAGTCTTCATCCCTTTTGTGCTGTGAAGTCAtccagaggaaagaagaaaagtcagCCACAGTAGGGTCATGTATAGATGAGGTGGAGGAGCAATGTAATGccccagaaagcagagctgggcaccTCCTGAGACAGATGGAGCTTGCTCAGGAGTCAGTTAGGAGAGGGAAGACTTTCCACATGGCCCTTTGGGGCAAGAGCCCAACTTTAGATTGGCTTATTTGTCCTCTAGTCATGCTGTGTCTCTTTCCTGACCATAAGGGCTATGTCTACATCACCAGGTCGTGTGGACCAAGAGAAGAGGGTCTGCAGAGTGAAGCAGTTGGTGGGCACCATCCACATTTGCCATACTACATGGCATGTGTCCCCATGTTCTGTCTTGCTTGCAGTGGGTTTAAGGCACTGGCACACAAGTCCCCATCTTCTTAGGTTAGATCAATTAAAGGCTGATTACCCCACtgagagaaggaaatatttggggaaaagaagaTCTCTGGAGGATTGATGCCAGCACTGAGATGACAAGGGGAGGCCAGAAAGAAGGCAACAGAGGCCTGGCATGGTGAGGGAACCCCTTGGGTTAGAGATTTGGGGTCTAAAGACCCTCTTGAAGTGAAGTCATGGTTGCTGTTTTAAGTGCCCTGATTCCTTCCCCATCCTGTTCGCACAGAGCAGATGCCAGGACAGGTCATGCCTGGTGGAAGGGAGGGTGCTGAGGGCACCATGATGCTCCCCAGATCTCAGGGGAAGAGCTGCCATCTCAGACCCTGCAAAcccagctgccctgccccagAGGCACGAGACCTCCAGCCAGAGGATAAGGTGGTTACTCCAGGGCTTGTGTAAGGAAAGCAGACCATAATGgctctttctgctgcctttccccacAATAGCTATGTTTTTTCATCTCACGCCTACTCATTTAGCTTAAGCTTGCAAGTGGGTACTGGCTCCCAAGAAAATGTAAGCAgtttttttttgaatgaagctggtttaatgttattttgttttaaatttttttaattgtttcttgtAGCACGTTAGCTTCCATAATGTCACTGGGGTGCCAGGAGCTGTACAAGTATGACTAAATATGGCTATAAAGTACAGcagagagacagggagagaggggACATGCTTAGGTGGATCATCACATCAGTGGTAGTGTGAGGACCAGCCACTAAGCCTCATTTAAAATCATCTCCTAGCAGTGGAATACAAGATACCAATGCAATCCTGTGGGACTGGCCACACTGGTCTGAGCCACTGGTCCGTCTAGTCTGCATCCCTTCTCTGAAAACAATCATGATTTTAGGCAGTACATGGTCAGTCAAGTTATCTTACTAATGGGGAACTGCTTCTTGACCCCCACCAAGAGCAACCTGCACTGGACCTTCACAATCCTCCTTCAGGAACAGCTCGCTGTCTCTGGGCTGGTTGCCACTTGCCACGACTCTTCCAGCTAGAATTTCTTATTTCTAGACAGGCAGCAgggaaacagcagagaaaggcaAGTGTGAGACCATTTCCCCCTGCTGAGCAGCCTGCCTGCAAAAAGAAATCCTCTACCTCTGTAATCACTGATTTTACAATTGGAGAAATAAAGAGGTGGCTTGACCCACCTGAGAAAACCCAGCAACCCTGGTCATCCAGTCCTGCCTGCGGTGGGGAAAAATCCAAGTCCCAAATGATACccacctccttctccctgccctggcagtCTTAGCTGAGGACAATGAAAGAGTTAAACAAGATGAGACAGACAAACAGATTAGGGGGGAGGGAGGATCCCAACCTGAGCCCAGCACCAGCTGTACTGGAGCGCGTGCACCAAACATACACAGTATTTAATAATTCCTGAGAATTGCCATGGTAATGAAGTGCAGAGTCAGGTTGTTATggtaacagcttttttttttttaggcaggGAGGCATTACCCAGGTTGTAACCTCAATCCAGACTGAACATGTTTCTGAGagaccaaaaaataaaaaagaagtaaaataaaatcaaattagGTAAGTAGCAGTTTCCTGTCTCTCGTCTGGCAGTTCTGGGCTTGTTCTGTAGGTAGGTGGAGGGAACCAGGTTGTTCCAGACACACATTGCCCTGAAAAGCCTGGGGAACGGCTGCAGTGGATCTCTGCGGGTCTGAAACCGAGTGCTGGTGGGGGTGAGGGGCTGGGCCCCTCTCATGGGGGGACCTGGGATGCTCCGCCACCACCGGGTTTCCCTGCCAGACTTCTGGCCTGGCTTCAGGCGTGTCCCCAGCTGGCTAACAGGAGGGACACGTGTCTCTGCAAGTGCATACACACAAGAAAGCAGTCATGGACAAGCCCTCATCCCAGGCGAGCCCACAGAAGGATGCTGCGATCCCTGTTCGCAGCCTGCCTACGGTTACCTGCATCCCAAGTGATGAAGGTCCTGAAGCTGGTCTCCAAGATGAGGCGGGCAGTTTGGGGGCTGGAAAGGAGGTAACAGACCACTTTTCCTGAAGCCACATGACAGACctaagaagaaaacacaggtttCCTGAGCTCTGTCAAGGTCTCCAGGATGCTGTGCTCCCCAAAGGGGTGCCCATCAAGCAAGAATGGAAATCTCCTGTGTCCCCCTCCTGCTCTCCCATCCATGGACAAAAAGCCACCTCCATCTGCCCTCGCAAGCTATCCCCTCCAGCAAGTGTGTCAGGTTTGTCCAGCTGATCCTCATATTGGATTTTAATTTAGTGCTGGTTAAATCAGCAGCTTTGTGAGCCCGTTTTCTATTAAGGAAGCCGAGGCAGTGC
The sequence above is a segment of the Pelecanus crispus isolate bPelCri1 chromosome 18, bPelCri1.pri, whole genome shotgun sequence genome. Coding sequences within it:
- the RPRML gene encoding reprimo-like protein — translated: MNGSFFNQTLLEQGAYPNRTQGLGMLMACCNGTGSVLATDGGSSVLAPDERSLYITRVVQIAVLCVLSLTVMFGIFFLGCNLLIKSESMINFLVKDRSPSKDVGAAIMGLY